Proteins from a single region of Pseudomonas sp. BSw22131:
- the cobM gene encoding precorrin-4 C(11)-methyltransferase, with amino-acid sequence MTVYFIGAGPGDPELITVKGQRLIGNCPVIIYAGSLVPEAVLEGHRAVQVINSAELHLEQIIALMKSAHERGQDVARVHSGDPSLYGAIGEQIRHLRELGIAFEIIPGVTATAACAALLGAELTLPDISQSVILTRYADKTSMPAGEALGELAQHTATMAIHLGVKNLGKIVAELMPHYGTDCPIAVVHRASWPDQDWVVGTLADIEAKVQDKGFRRTALILVGRVLGNEVFSESSLYHAGHAHVFRP; translated from the coding sequence ATGACCGTCTATTTCATCGGCGCAGGCCCCGGCGATCCAGAGCTGATCACCGTCAAAGGGCAACGCCTGATCGGTAACTGCCCGGTCATCATTTACGCCGGTTCGCTGGTTCCGGAAGCCGTGCTTGAAGGTCATCGAGCCGTTCAGGTCATCAACAGCGCCGAATTGCACCTCGAGCAAATTATCGCCCTGATGAAATCTGCTCATGAACGGGGTCAAGACGTTGCGCGTGTGCATTCGGGAGACCCGAGCCTGTATGGCGCAATTGGCGAGCAGATTCGTCACCTGCGCGAGCTGGGCATTGCGTTTGAAATCATCCCAGGCGTCACCGCAACAGCCGCGTGCGCTGCGCTGCTGGGTGCCGAATTGACGCTGCCGGACATTTCCCAGAGCGTGATTCTGACCCGCTACGCCGACAAAACCTCCATGCCTGCCGGCGAGGCGCTGGGCGAGCTGGCGCAGCACACCGCAACGATGGCGATTCACCTCGGGGTCAAGAACCTCGGGAAGATCGTCGCCGAGTTGATGCCCCACTACGGCACCGACTGCCCGATTGCAGTGGTGCATAGAGCCAGCTGGCCGGATCAGGACTGGGTAGTCGGGACACTGGCAGATATCGAGGCGAAAGTGCAGGACAAGGGGTTTCGGCGTACCGCTCTGATTCTGGTCGGGCGCGTGCTGGGCAACGAAGTGTTCAGCGAGTCGTCCCTGTATCACGCGGGTCACGCACATGTTTTCAGGCCTTAG
- the nfuA gene encoding Fe-S biogenesis protein NfuA: protein MTAITITDAAHDYLADLLEKQNTPGIGIRVFITQPGTQYAETCIAYCKPGEEKSEDKAIGLKSFTAWIDAFSEAFLDDAVVDYATDRMGGQLTIKAPNAKVPMVSADSPINERINYYLQTEINPGLASHGGQVSLIDVVEEDEANIAVLQFGGGCQGCGQADVTLKEGIERTLLERIPELTAVRDVTDHTQKENAYY from the coding sequence ATGACCGCTATTACTATTACTGATGCCGCCCACGACTATCTGGCCGATCTGCTTGAAAAGCAGAACACGCCGGGCATCGGCATCCGCGTGTTTATTACCCAGCCTGGCACCCAATACGCTGAAACCTGCATTGCTTACTGCAAGCCAGGCGAAGAGAAGTCCGAAGACAAGGCCATCGGCCTCAAGAGCTTCACCGCCTGGATCGACGCTTTCAGCGAGGCGTTTCTGGACGACGCCGTTGTCGATTACGCGACTGATCGCATGGGCGGGCAACTGACCATCAAGGCGCCAAACGCCAAAGTGCCAATGGTCAGCGCCGACAGCCCGATCAACGAGCGCATCAATTACTACCTGCAAACCGAGATCAACCCGGGTCTGGCGAGCCACGGCGGCCAGGTCAGCCTGATCGATGTGGTCGAAGAAGATGAGGCCAATATTGCTGTGCTGCAATTTGGCGGCGGCTGCCAGGGTTGTGGTCAGGCTGATGTGACGCTAAAGGAAGGCATCGAGCGCACCCTGCTTGAGCGCATTCCCGAGCTCACAGCCGTCCGTGACGTGACTGACCACACGCAAAAAGAGAACGCTTACTACTGA
- a CDS encoding acyltransferase family protein, which produces MLISVQALRALAAWAVVCHHFMQIFFDFHPSGPLGEFFTSKGAVGVDIFFVISGLVIYLSTLDKDMPAGRFMLNRIIRIVPAYWLYTVVMGLLVIVASPLLPHQVVDWQSFMLSLLFIPSENPGGYGLYPTLNVGWTLNYEMLFYVLFSMVFLFQQRHRPLIIAAALFAVSDVLGRSGLISRFYANDIVYEFLLGIGIGVVYRRGWISQRLWLPLLAIGAALFTINQLAPSPRIINWGLPSAVIVIACISLEPYFRGNRFLKTMGDCSYSVYLLHVLVLYGGWLLTERYGLNPYAVFAVCVPVIGLGAWASYEVIEKGLYRRMKGWLDNRRLAKEAAVS; this is translated from the coding sequence ATGTTGATTTCGGTTCAAGCCCTGCGGGCACTCGCCGCGTGGGCCGTTGTGTGTCATCACTTCATGCAGATTTTCTTCGACTTCCACCCAAGCGGCCCGCTGGGGGAGTTTTTCACCTCAAAGGGCGCGGTCGGCGTCGACATTTTCTTCGTCATCAGCGGCCTGGTCATCTACCTCTCGACCCTCGATAAAGACATGCCCGCCGGCCGGTTCATGCTCAACCGCATCATTCGGATTGTTCCCGCGTATTGGCTGTACACCGTGGTGATGGGCTTGCTGGTTATAGTTGCCAGCCCGTTGTTGCCACATCAAGTGGTGGACTGGCAGAGCTTCATGCTTTCGCTGTTGTTCATACCCTCGGAAAACCCGGGCGGTTACGGGCTTTACCCGACCCTCAATGTGGGCTGGACGCTGAACTATGAAATGCTGTTCTACGTGCTGTTTTCCATGGTGTTCCTGTTCCAGCAGCGTCACCGGCCGCTGATCATCGCGGCGGCGCTGTTTGCCGTCAGCGATGTACTGGGTCGCTCGGGGCTGATCAGCCGCTTCTACGCGAACGATATTGTGTATGAGTTCCTGCTGGGGATTGGTATCGGCGTCGTCTACCGCCGGGGCTGGATCAGTCAGCGGTTGTGGTTGCCGCTGCTGGCGATCGGCGCGGCGTTGTTTACCATCAACCAGCTTGCACCCAGCCCCAGGATCATCAACTGGGGGTTGCCGAGTGCGGTCATCGTGATCGCCTGCATCTCGCTGGAACCCTACTTTCGGGGCAATCGCTTCCTCAAGACCATGGGTGATTGCTCGTACTCGGTATATCTGCTTCATGTCTTGGTGCTTTACGGCGGCTGGCTGCTCACCGAGCGTTACGGGCTCAATCCGTATGCGGTGTTCGCGGTGTGTGTGCCGGTCATCGGGCTGGGCGCGTGGGCCAGCTATGAGGTTATAGAAAAGGGGTTGTATCGCCGCATGAAGGGCTGGCTGGATAATCGGCGGCTGGCCAAGGAAGCCGCGGTTTCGTGA